The sequence ATCGGTTATTGTCCGCCCGGCTTTCAAAAAAGTCTGATAGCGGTTGGTTCCTTTATATGGCATTGATGATCGCCTCCTTTATGATAATAAGCAGGAATATTATTAATCCATTCCAACGATGACAGACAATATCTTAAAGGTCGGACCAAACTCAATCCCGAATTACCGCCGGTCAGCTTTCAATACCCTTGCGCGCCTCGACTCCGCCAGTGTAATAGTGTTTGATTTCCAGCATTTCGGTAACCAGATCGGCCCGCTCGATAAGCCGCGGATCAGCATAACGCCCGGTTATGACCAGCTCGATGTCGGGCGGTTTGGAGTCGATTAGTTTTAATAAATCATCGACCGGGAATAACCTGAAATAGACTGCGATATTGGCTTCATCGAGGATAACCAGCTTATATTCCCCGGAGGCGATGATTTTGCCGACTTCCTCGAGACCGGAGCGCGCCAGCCGGATATCCTCCTCTTCAGGTTCCTGCCGGATAAAACATCGCCGTCCGTATTGCCTGACCGTGATCAAATCGGAGAATTTCGAAAGGGCATCGATTTCGCTGTATTTCATCCCTTTAACGAATTGACCGATAAAGACTTTCAAACCGGCACCGGCGGCTCTAAGAGCCAGACCGAGGGCCGCAGTTGTTTTTCCCTTGCCGTTCCCGGTATAAACCTGTATATAACCGCGTTTCCAGGAACCCTTATCGGTCATCATCGGTCACTCTCCCGGATTGGATTTAAAATTATTGATTCCGGAGTTCAATATATCAGATTGACGGATGTTCGGCAAGATGGATCACATATTATATCCAATCACATGGACACCCAAGTGACCATTTAAGAACTATTTGGCAAATCCGGGGTAAAATTCAAAAGAAAAAAATTTTTGTTACTCAGGAACCCTTAAAAGCATCTGTTTAGGTAGATGGGAAAACTTGAAGATCTATTCTGGCGGCTTGTGGAGAAGGAACATGTGGAGGCCAGAGCATATTGTTTTCGATTGACCGGAAATATTGATGATGGAGATGATCTTTATCAGGAATCGATAGTCAGAGCATACGGCGGGTTTGCAGGACTCAAAAAAACCGAGTCTTTCCGCCCCTGGCTTTTCCGGATAATCGGTAATAATTTCAAAAGTCGATTCCGCAAACCCTGGTGGAAAAGAGTTATCGCTATGTCGGTTAATATCGACGATTGTGATTGGTCGGAGAATCCCTCGGGGCAGTATGATGCCCGGCGAAGGCTGGAGTTTGCTCTTGAGGTTCTTTCGGCCGAGGATCGGATGATTGTCGTACTGGCTGATCTGGAGGGATGGAAAATTTCCGAACTGGCGGCGATGATGAAAAAAAACGAGGGGATGATTAAGATGCGGCTGATAAGGGCCAGGGCGAAGATGCGCCGGCGGTTGGGGAGTCTTTATCGGAAAAAGCGGCCGGTGATATTAAAAGGGAGTCTGTAAATTATGCGATGTCGTCAAGCTCAAAAGAAACTGACCGAGGCTGACTGGCAACCCGACCGGTACGAGAACGATAATGAATTACTGGAACATTTGAAGGTTTGTTGCCGATGTTCCGATCTGGTTCGGGCCGAACAGGAGATTCGCCGGGATATCGAGGCGGTCGGCCGGATGAGGCCGGAACTCGAGATGCCGATTGGCAGTCTCCGTGAAATGGTTGTAAAAACCGGAGATGGTTCAAGGGTGTTTCGGCAAAGAAGCGGGGCCGGAGGATTTTTGGGCAAGATCGGCTTCGGGAAGCTGGGTTTGGGTGTTGCCGTAGTATTACTGGCTTTTTTGGCGCTGGTACCATTCAGTTTCCGGGAGAAGGTGGGATATGAAATATCCATCTCGGGGGTTGACCGGAGTATTGCTATGGACAGTAAGGGGATTGTGCCTTTGCTTGATGCCCTGGGGATGGAAAAAGACAAAGCCGCCACTTTACTTAATTCCATCGAAAAGAAGGAAATTCAGTTGAAAGTCGGGGAGTGCAATGAAACCTGCCACCTGAGTATTTCCGATCTGAAAACCGAAAAAGATGTTCAGTTGATAATAAAGGCCATTATTGAACTGGGCTGCTGTGAAATAGACAATGTTTTACCCATCTATCGCAAAGAGTCAACCAGCCTGTTAGGGCACGCAACCAGGAAATTATTTTCGTAGGAGTCTGTCATGATCAGAATGATTGGAATATTTGTCACGATTTTGGGGGTAGTTTTAATGTCCGGGGCGGTCATGGCCCAGCCAAAACTCACCATACCGGAAAACCATTTCGATTTTGGCTATGTTCCCCAGCATGCCGCAATAAGCCACCAATATCAACTTCTATCGACCGGGACCGATACCCTTAAGATCCTGAGTCTCAAACCTGGGTGCGGATGCACCAAAGCCCCGCTGCAGAAAAGTAAGCTGGCTCCGGGCGACAGTACCAATCTTGAGGTTATCTTTTCGACACGAAGTTACAGTGGTCCCCAGAAAAAAAGGCCGTCATTGACCACCAATATGGGACCCGATGCTGTTAATGTCGTTTTCACCGCCGAGGTAATCATCAATCCCGAGGAAACCACCCCGATAAAAATAGCGCCATACAAGTTCGATATCTCCCAGTTCGATGACAAAGAGAGGAAGAGCCTCGATTTCACCATCACCAATGTTTCCGACGAACCCCTCGAAGTCAAGCTGGTCGATATCGCTCCGGGGATGTTCAAGGTCGATCTGCCGAAGAAAATCGGACCGGGGGAATCAAAGAAGGGTGAAATCGAGATACTCAAAGCGTACATCGATCAGGAGTTCGAGAAATCGATGACGATCGAACTGAACGATAGGGTCAAATCGAGATTCACGATTCCGATCAAGCGGTCGATCCGGCAGTTGAGTTCACAGACAGAGAATTAATAAACAATTAACATGTAATCAGTATAAGCCTTCCGATGGAGATACCATCGGCAGGTTTTTTATTTCAGGTATGATTCGCTCGGTGTAAGACGGATTATTTCGGCGTTTTTTATATTTCCCTAATGATATATCAAAAAGTTCCGCGATAATTTTATTCCACAGCAAAACACAGTCAGGGCCGCTCATTTATGGAATTGGCGGCCTGAAGACCTGTTGCCAATTCGGGTAGAATTCCCTTCTTACAATAAATCGGGCGCACCAGCGTTCTTAAGGCAGGCAGTCGATACAGAAAAACCAGGGCGCCGATAATACAGCATATTCCACCGATCATAACCGTGACCGGTGTTCCGATCCTGCTGCCCAGACTTCCTGCCAGGAGACTGCCCAGGGGCGCCATACCGAAGAATGACATGGCATAGAAACTCATCACCCGGCCGCGCTTATCATCATCGACGATAGTCTGCAAAATTGTATTGCTGGCGGCCATCTGCATCATCATTCCCATACCGACGAAAAACAGAAGACCAATCGACAGCCACAGGTAATGTGAAAATGAAAAAAGTGTCAGCCCGATCCCGAAAGTCCCTGCGGCGAAGGTAATGACTTTTTCCAGACCGATAACGGTTTTCCGCGAAGCCAGATATAATGCCCCTATCAAGGCGCCGGTTCCGACCGAAGCCATCAGGAAACCGAGCGTATGTGGTCCGCCATGAAGAATATCTTTGGCAAAAACAGGCATGAGGACAGTATAAGGCATTCCCATTATACTTACCAATGCCAGCAATATCAGGATAGACCTTATCGGGGGAAAGCCAAAGGCATATTTAAAACCTTCCTTGAAATCCACGAGTATATTACTTTTACGTATTTTTATATTTTCCGTTTTTAACCTCATGGCCAGAAGCGCCATTATCACTGCGAAGAAACTGCCGGCATTCACTAAAAAGCAAATACCCTCACCGACCGCTCCAATCAACAATCCGGCTATGGTTGGCCCGATCAGGCGGGCGCCATTGACCATGGTCGAGTTGAGGGCAATCGCATTGCTTAAATCCTCTCGGCGTTCAATCATCTCGACCAGCAGAGATTGTCTCGATGGCATATCAAAGGCGTTTATTAATCCAAGAATCACTCCCAGTGCAATAATATGCCAGACCTGAACATAATTCGTTAATACCAGAATGGCCAGTATCATAGCCTGGATGGTCGCCAGAATCTGAGTGACAATTAGAATATGATAGCGATTTCTCTGATCGACGATTACGCCGGCAAACGGCGCCGCCAAAAAGGTCGGAATTTGGGTACTGAATCCGACCACACCCAGAAGGAATACCGAATCGGTGAGACGGTAAACCAGCCAGCTTTGGGCAATCCGCTGAACCCAGGTGCCGATCAGCGAGATCCCCTGACCACCGAAGTAAAGACGATAGTTGCGCGAGTCAAGAGCGCGAAGGATAAACCTGATACCCGATTTATTATTGGGACCGAGATTTCTGTCCTGTTTACTCATGGTTTTTCGTCTTTTTCAAGTTGCCTATTATACTAATAAAGCCGCCCGAAAAACAGCTGTTAATGATCAGAAGGAAATCAAATAATGAAACCATAAGGTGCCGATGACCTTTCACTGACCATTCGGGCCGATTATCAGCAGGTGATGAAAACATATTCAGTGCCGGGATATTACGGTTTTGAAGTATTTCTTCTGATCCTTGGACGCCAGGAATTCCGTTTCTGTTATCATACTAAAACGGAGTTCCGTGAGTAGACGTGCGATATAGTCGGGGGAATGGCGGTAGCAATAATGATCATACTCCGCATTATAGTATTCATAGATGCCTTTTTTCAATTCGAGGAAATTATCTGGATTGGAGGAATAATAGGGGTAATAGTCGAATCCAAAGAAACCGCCAGGTTTCATAATCCGGCTAATTTCCAGGAGAACGGCATGAAGATCGGAAATTAAATGAATAACCCCGACAGAAATAACATGATTGAAACTGCTATTATCATATGGCCAGGGCATAGCCTGCAAATCATGCTTCATCAGATTAAACGACGAATGATTCTTTCGGCATACTACCAGCATTGAATCGGAGCTGTCCAGGCCATATATTTTCAGGCCGGCCTTATGGAACAGGCGCGCGCCCAGACCGGTACCAATACCGAGATCGAGCAAAGATTCGCCGGGATTAACATGAGGATACATCATCCCGAATATAACCGAGGGGCCATGCCACTGGCATTTGATACTTTCGGCGTCATAATTTTCGGCCCGGCCTTTAAATGGATCCTGATCATGTGACATAACTTATTCCTAAAAAATGGTCAGTTCGGACTACCCGCCGCCTGTTATTGGAATTTATGTTTCCCCTAAGTATGATATATGAAGCGGTTCCAGGCCTATTTTCTCATAAAGCCCGATAGCATCATGATTGGCAACCGATGTATAAAAAGTGTAATATTTAATACCGTGCCGCCTGAAAAAGCTCCCGGATTCTTCCAAAATCCGGGTAGCGATTCCCCGGCGCCGATATTCTTTCGCCACCATAAGAGCCGAAATATGGCCGACTCGTTTGACTTTGTAAAACCGGGGTTGATTGCCGATGGCAAGCGAGGCATAACCAATGATTTTATTTTCGTCCAGGGCGATAAGAGTGGCACTGTCATCGGACTCCAGAGATTTCAGAAATCTCCCGGAGATATCGTCATCGCAGAGATTATCGGTATCGAAAAATTCCTTATGATGGTTCTCATATTCCAAAAAGAACTCCCGGCATAATCTCAGAACTTCCGCCAGATCATCGCCGGGCTGTAATTCGCGAATTGATATCATTCTATCTCCATAAAATATAGAGCTCTAAATAGGTAATTTCCAATTCAGTCTCAGTGATAGGTTATGCGAACAAGATAAAAGGGGGGCTTAAAAGTGTCAATTAATATGTGGCGGGGATAATCATCTGCCCGAAGTGAAGTGGCAGGTTTAAATATTATAATATTCTTTATTGAAATTACAGGTTGTCTTAATTAATAAATACACCTTAATTTATATTCAGGTTTTGCGGTATTGTAACATTGTTAATCGCCTGATCGTAAAATAGACTGATACCATAGTAGTATAAAAATCAATTCATAAACTAATTCGGGAGGTTTTTATGATAAACGAACATCAGTCACGACGGAATTTTATTAAAATGATTCTCGCGAGCGCTCCGGTCATTGCTTTTGACTGGTCGGTTTTTCCGCTTGGATCATTCGCCTCGGATGGCGATCCCGAAAGTTGGGATGTAATCGTAATCGGTTCCGGACTGGGCGGATTGTCGGCGGCGGCGGCTTTCGCCCGGCAGGGATTTCGGGCCCTGGTGCTGGAAAAACATACCCGCGCCGGAGGATACGCCACCACCTTCAAACGCCCCGGCGGATTTCAGTTCGATGTATCGCTGCATTCGACGTCAGTACCGCAGAAAGACGGGCGGCGGTATATTCAGGGATTCCCTGAAATCACCGGAGTGGAATTTGTTCCTCATCCCAGCACCTTTCGCGCCGTTTTCCCCGATTATGATATCACCTGCCCTCAATGTGATCCTGACGGATATATCAATCAACTCAAGAAACTTTTTCCCGATGAAGCCCCGGGTATCGATTCGTTGTTCGAAACCATGCGGGGCATCAACAGCGATATAGGCAAACTCCAGAGTCAGAAAGGAGAGATCGACTATGGGAAATTCCCCTTCGATTATCCCTGCCTGTTCAAAGCCTACAGCCAGCCCTGGGGACAAATAGTCGATTCTTATATCAAGGATATCAAACTCCGCGGTATCATAAACGTTCAATGGGGATACTATGGTCTCCCGCCTTCGAAACTATCCCCCATTTACTATGCCCTTCCGTTTATGGGATATCTTGAAAACGGAGGCTACTATTCCAGAGGCGGCTCGCAGGTGATTTCGGACGGTTTTGTTAAATTTATCGAGGGGCATGGCGGTAAAGTGATCCTTAACACCGCCGTCGATGAAATACTTATTAAAGACGGCACCGCATATGGTGTCCGCACGGCCGACAATAAAACTTATCATGCCCGGGCCGTCATTTCCAATGTCAATGTCCCCGACACTTTCAAAAAACTCATGACACCCGGAGACAATTTGACCGATTATCTTAAAAAGATATCCGGATATACGGTATCGCTTTCATCATTTCAGGTATGGCTCGGTCTCAAAAAGGACCTGGTCGGCGAGCTGGGATTAAAAGATACCGAGATTTTTTATATGACCGGCTATGATTATGAAGCCGCATTCAACGCCATGGTCGAGGGGCGAATCGAAGATGAGGGCGGGTACGGCCTGACTCTTTACGATAACCTCTATAAGGGTTATTCGCCGGAAGGCAAGAATACCGTCAATATCATCTCCCTGATGGGGTACGATTACTGGAAAAAATACGAAACCGATTATTTCAACAATCGCAAGGAGGCCTATAAGGCCGATAAGGAACGAATTGCCGATTACCTGATCGATCGGGTTGAACAGACCCTGATGCCGGGTTTACGCGAGGCAATTGAGGTCAAGGAAATCGGAACCCCACTGACCAATGTCCGTTACACCACCAATTACCGCGGCGGGATATATGGCTGGGATCAGACTCTTAATAACGCCATGCCCAATCGTTTGCCTCAGATAACCCCGATCAAAAATTTGTACCTGTCGGGCGCCTGGACACAACCGGGAGGCGGTTATGGCGGAGTGATCTGGAGCGGCTTGAGTTGTTTCGGGGAAATCATGAAGAACTGGGGATAGATCGATTTCGGGATGCTATTCGCTTATTCTATTATGGACAAGATTTGATAAAGCGCTTTTCAATCAAATTGCCATATCGATTGGATGTGTGCCGATAAATATCAGGGCCGGGATTTATCCATCCCGGCCTTAATAATGAAGTTCCTCGATCAATTCGTAATGCTGAGAACGCTCATCAAAGCGTTTCAGCACTTCTCGCGCTCTGGCCGGAACATGGGCGACTTCATAATCATTGCCGGTAAAAGATTTGACATCTTCCAGCGAGTCAAACCACATTACGGTTATAAATTCGACTTCATTATCCAGTCGCCGCCGCAATACCTGAATTGACCGGTAACCCGGGATTTTCATTTTGGCAATTCCCGGGAGGACTTCGGTTTTCAACACATTGAAATAGACATCGGCATTCTCAGGAGTGGTGTACCCATGCCAGATGCGTCCGATCATAATTTACTCCTTTCTCGCTTTATCGGCCCGGCAATGCAGTTCACGGCGCAGGCTGGCCACCAGCAAAGGAGCTACCAATATAAAACCGATCCCGCTGATAGCTCCGGCAAAACCGCCGAAATACCTGCCGGTAACAAGATAACCTGTGATGTGCCCCAGGCCATTAAGGGTCATCAGAATGGCATAGACCAACCCGGCATACAGCGCCCGGCGGTATCCTCTCCAGATAAATATGAAAACCACTATCGGCACGATGAACAGGACGACATTAACCGCTACAAATATTGCCATACTTCCCAGGATATCTATGGCCCGGAATCTACCACAGACCTCCTCGATTATGTGAGCCAGATGCAGGAGGAGAAGAATCAGGTACCAATAAAGATGGGCCTTCGATTGATTCATATCGGATCAAATATAGTGTTTTTAGAACCAGTCAGAAATATTAAGAATTAGGTAATAAACCGCTTTATAATGCGGTACATCAGAAATGTTATCCACCTGCTTGGTATACGTTTCTGACCGAAATCGAAATCAGACCAGGCTTTATGGATAGACTCCGCAAAATAACGGCCGGAGGTATCACCCTTGCCAAGAAGCAAATCAATCATTTCATGTACATTGGGGTCATTTCTTATCAATTCAAATTGTGAAAGGACCTCAAGATATTTCAGAATTCTATAATCAGTATAAGGATATTTCAGTTTTTCCCAGCCCCGGCCGATTTCCGAATCATGACCGGCATATTTGATTTTCCCCCTGTTTTCCCAGCATTTTAAAAGGAATTTTAAACCTCTTCTGACTGACTCGCCATCGGCGAGATCCGGATTTCGGGCGAAGGCTCCCATCACACACAGAGTGGCAAAGGCGCAACTTGGCTCTCTCTCCCGGGAACCTCCCGGAAGCCCGGTATTCTTGCACCAGAAGCCGCCGTCAAGTCGTTGTCGGTTCAGAAGCCATGCATAGGCTTTCTGCGACCTTGGATCAGAGACATAGCCCAGTTTTGCCAGGGACTCGGTCAATATACCGGTAAAACAATCGGCTGGAGTTGGC is a genomic window of Candidatus Zixiibacteriota bacterium containing:
- a CDS encoding cob(I)yrinic acid a,c-diamide adenosyltransferase; this encodes MTDKGSWKRGYIQVYTGNGKGKTTAALGLALRAAGAGLKVFIGQFVKGMKYSEIDALSKFSDLITVRQYGRRCFIRQEPEEEDIRLARSGLEEVGKIIASGEYKLVILDEANIAVYFRLFPVDDLLKLIDSKPPDIELVITGRYADPRLIERADLVTEMLEIKHYYTGGVEARKGIES
- a CDS encoding RNA polymerase sigma factor is translated as MGKLEDLFWRLVEKEHVEARAYCFRLTGNIDDGDDLYQESIVRAYGGFAGLKKTESFRPWLFRIIGNNFKSRFRKPWWKRVIAMSVNIDDCDWSENPSGQYDARRRLEFALEVLSAEDRMIVVLADLEGWKISELAAMMKKNEGMIKMRLIRARAKMRRRLGSLYRKKRPVILKGSL
- a CDS encoding DUF1573 domain-containing protein encodes the protein MIRMIGIFVTILGVVLMSGAVMAQPKLTIPENHFDFGYVPQHAAISHQYQLLSTGTDTLKILSLKPGCGCTKAPLQKSKLAPGDSTNLEVIFSTRSYSGPQKKRPSLTTNMGPDAVNVVFTAEVIINPEETTPIKIAPYKFDISQFDDKERKSLDFTITNVSDEPLEVKLVDIAPGMFKVDLPKKIGPGESKKGEIEILKAYIDQEFEKSMTIELNDRVKSRFTIPIKRSIRQLSSQTEN
- a CDS encoding MFS transporter: MSKQDRNLGPNNKSGIRFILRALDSRNYRLYFGGQGISLIGTWVQRIAQSWLVYRLTDSVFLLGVVGFSTQIPTFLAAPFAGVIVDQRNRYHILIVTQILATIQAMILAILVLTNYVQVWHIIALGVILGLINAFDMPSRQSLLVEMIERREDLSNAIALNSTMVNGARLIGPTIAGLLIGAVGEGICFLVNAGSFFAVIMALLAMRLKTENIKIRKSNILVDFKEGFKYAFGFPPIRSILILLALVSIMGMPYTVLMPVFAKDILHGGPHTLGFLMASVGTGALIGALYLASRKTVIGLEKVITFAAGTFGIGLTLFSFSHYLWLSIGLLFFVGMGMMMQMAASNTILQTIVDDDKRGRVMSFYAMSFFGMAPLGSLLAGSLGSRIGTPVTVMIGGICCIIGALVFLYRLPALRTLVRPIYCKKGILPELATGLQAANSINERP
- a CDS encoding class I SAM-dependent methyltransferase, yielding MSHDQDPFKGRAENYDAESIKCQWHGPSVIFGMMYPHVNPGESLLDLGIGTGLGARLFHKAGLKIYGLDSSDSMLVVCRKNHSSFNLMKHDLQAMPWPYDNSSFNHVISVGVIHLISDLHAVLLEISRIMKPGGFFGFDYYPYYSSNPDNFLELKKGIYEYYNAEYDHYCYRHSPDYIARLLTELRFSMITETEFLASKDQKKYFKTVISRH
- a CDS encoding GNAT family N-acetyltransferase — its product is MISIRELQPGDDLAEVLRLCREFFLEYENHHKEFFDTDNLCDDDISGRFLKSLESDDSATLIALDENKIIGYASLAIGNQPRFYKVKRVGHISALMVAKEYRRRGIATRILEESGSFFRRHGIKYYTFYTSVANHDAIGLYEKIGLEPLHISYLGET
- a CDS encoding NAD(P)/FAD-dependent oxidoreductase; this translates as MINEHQSRRNFIKMILASAPVIAFDWSVFPLGSFASDGDPESWDVIVIGSGLGGLSAAAAFARQGFRALVLEKHTRAGGYATTFKRPGGFQFDVSLHSTSVPQKDGRRYIQGFPEITGVEFVPHPSTFRAVFPDYDITCPQCDPDGYINQLKKLFPDEAPGIDSLFETMRGINSDIGKLQSQKGEIDYGKFPFDYPCLFKAYSQPWGQIVDSYIKDIKLRGIINVQWGYYGLPPSKLSPIYYALPFMGYLENGGYYSRGGSQVISDGFVKFIEGHGGKVILNTAVDEILIKDGTAYGVRTADNKTYHARAVISNVNVPDTFKKLMTPGDNLTDYLKKISGYTVSLSSFQVWLGLKKDLVGELGLKDTEIFYMTGYDYEAAFNAMVEGRIEDEGGYGLTLYDNLYKGYSPEGKNTVNIISLMGYDYWKKYETDYFNNRKEAYKADKERIADYLIDRVEQTLMPGLREAIEVKEIGTPLTNVRYTTNYRGGIYGWDQTLNNAMPNRLPQITPIKNLYLSGAWTQPGGGYGGVIWSGLSCFGEIMKNWG
- a CDS encoding antibiotic biosynthesis monooxygenase translates to MIGRIWHGYTTPENADVYFNVLKTEVLPGIAKMKIPGYRSIQVLRRRLDNEVEFITVMWFDSLEDVKSFTGNDYEVAHVPARAREVLKRFDERSQHYELIEELHY
- a CDS encoding terpene cyclase/mutase family protein, with protein sequence MAKELREIWELIPIEWLLGREAFVKYRTMTDLLGRNENDREVLETKNSIIRCKPIRRILERQNTDEYWGKPNDIYSWWPKKDTTFWILGVLGDFGLDRDHPQIAAACEYVFRTQLPGGGFGWAPPPTPADCFTGILTESLAKLGYVSDPRSQKAYAWLLNRQRLDGGFWCKNTGLPGGSREREPSCAFATLCVMGAFARNPDLADGESVRRGLKFLLKCWENRGKIKYAGHDSEIGRGWEKLKYPYTDYRILKYLEVLSQFELIRNDPNVHEMIDLLLGKGDTSGRYFAESIHKAWSDFDFGQKRIPSRWITFLMYRIIKRFIT